The following proteins are encoded in a genomic region of Deltaproteobacteria bacterium:
- the rpmG gene encoding 50S ribosomal protein L33 — MRTIIHLECSACKNRNYTLTKNKTKHAEKMKTSKYCRTCRKHTEHKETK, encoded by the coding sequence ATGCGAACAATCATCCATTTAGAATGTTCCGCGTGCAAAAACCGGAATTATACGCTGACCAAAAACAAGACAAAGCACGCGGAAAAGATGAAGACGAGCAAATATTGCCGGACCTGCCGGAAGCATACGGAGCATA